The Ziziphus jujuba cultivar Dongzao chromosome 1, ASM3175591v1 genome segment AATATAACTAGCACAGAAATCATTTTGTCAGCAATAACTAATTTGCCATCAAAAGACAATTTGTCAGCAAAGATAGTTTTAGCGACGAAACAATTTTAGTTGGCAATAGTTAGTTTGCTGTCAAAATGTATTCGTCGAAAAAGGTGATTTTAGCGACGAAATAGTTTTTGTCGACAATTATTGATTTGCCATCAAAATAGGATTCTATGGCAAAAGATTTTTTAATGATGAAACTGTTTTGGTTggcaataattaaatttccatcaAAAGTGCAATTCGTTTGAAAAGGTTGTTTTAGTGACATAAGTTCTTTGGTCATAAATGTCTTTTAGCGGTGAAATGTTTGGcggtaatatattttttaccaaCAAAATGCTTTTGTCAGCAAAGGtctttctgaattttttttttgtaaattttattttccctaTAACTTTTTTCAGTTGTTTTTACTAAcacaaatattacaaaaaaatattcattttttataaaaataattgaacaaAAGAGATTGTTCTTGCCatttattatatgaaaatatatgttattaaaatttataaatctattacaataaaatgtactaatatatatgaacataaataaaacatatatgaaCATATAAATCTACTACAGATATAAAATGTCAACAAGCAGCTGATGGAGGAGGTGGAGGTGGGGGAGGAAAACAAAACCTGCTAATTTGTCTCATTTCTTCTTCATACTTTGACATTCTTTCTTCATATTCTTCTTTCAAACTTGATATCCGTTCTTCGTTTTGTAGCCTGTATGAGAGTCATATTCATCTTTCAAACTTGACAGTTGCTCATGCAAAACAATCCCATGTCGGATATATATCATGATCTAGTTCTCAAAACTTCATCAGCAATCACATCCTCATGCACTATCTCCAATACTTCCTTGAATAGTTGTGAACGTTTTTGATGCATGTCCtcctacaaaaaataaataaataaataaatttatatgaatatattttcattaacaaatttaacaataaattgtaaaatattaacTAAAAGCCAGTTGCAATTTCACAATAATTACCATATGCACAATTCCTGTAATTATATTCACAAATCATTGTGTTTTTGTACAATCTAGTTTTGTAAAATTTACTATACAAGGTTATATGACCGGACTAAATTAACTAGATAGCAATAGTTTAGCTTATATTTTACCCCTTGTAATATCGAATTAGTATCATTACCATTTAAAGTTTGTAAAACAATCCAACATCAATCCAAACATTCATACAATGACTTTTTAACTGTTAAATTATGTTAATCAAAACATAATCTTTGTTCTAATTATACTCGATTCAGGAAAGGGAAATCTCCTCTTTGCGATGCATAGtcattttaatagttaaaaaatcaCAATATAAATGTTTCGGACTAATGTTGCatcttttataaatttcaaataatgttTATGCTAATTTGATATTATATAGGTAAAGTGTAagaatattgaaaatgaaattaaatgagAGCATTAGTGCTGCAAATcctaaaaactttttttttttaaaattaggcTTACAacgttataaatataaatgttggTCTATGAAAGAATAAGAGTACCaaacaatattccaacaaaaacaaaagagtaTCAAACATTAATTCAGGCATGGGCCCGAGCTAGTAACCAACCTAGAGTAAGTTTGTCATTGATCCATTGTTgagtttgttttttgtttttgtaggttaatttattttgatttggttaatttaaatatttggaacacttttgaattaaaattctaataaaaccaaaattcaaGGACTTAGCGCTTAATAGGGTCATGTAAGAAAATTAGCCAGCGGGAAAAACCAACCAACCAGAGCTGATGTTAGAATTATACAGCTGCATCCAGGAATAGCAcagttaaataaaatatgtgatagatataattttattatccaTCACTAACATGTAGTAATGCAAAAAATATCTTCTTGAATCTTGAGGACCTTCCAAACCATTCGCTACATGACAGATCTATGTGTGGGCATATCtgatcataaaataaataaaaaagttaatttgaaAAACACTCTGAGACCTcacagtttctgtttttctttcaaaGTATTTGGTTTTCTACTAAGATTCTCAATCTCTAAAAAATAATACGTAAAACCTTACGTGATTGGAGACTAGTAAGCAGTGTATTTATAGATTGCTAACCCCAATCCTTCTAGTATTTCATAACACCTTTGGTCCAACTAATAGACTTcttcttgtatcttaataacCAGTTAAATGGATTCTGTCATTTAATAAGCTAGTTTAGGAATCCTACagttcattattaattaaggcTATTGATCAatggattagcttgctccaagagtATAAATACAACAATCTCCCACTTACTTTAAGCAAGCCTGGGACTTGGACCTAATCCGATGCTACTCCACTAAAAAGCCCATATTTGAACTCTAAcattaataatgtttatattaaatatatttttcatttgtaaaatatcaataattaattgataataattttctttcaatcaatcaattatttattttcttgatttatcaaattttttaacgGATCCATTGCACTGGCCAATGACTTTCAATATCTAAATATCGAGACATATCAAgaggatatttcatacaaattttatattacataaatacttggtaattaaaaaaatcataattctcAAATCATTAAGATATCGGCCGTTCATAATAGATCTTACTTATTGATAGCTCAAAGAACCAAAGTcatttaattatctatttataatatgtttagaattaagaaaaataacatatccaaTATTGCCTAAGATTTAATtcattttatagaaatttattcttatttaaattTCTCCAATCCTCTTAGAATGACCATAAgtcattccaatattttataatatccaagatttattatttcataaaatattgcagtataaataaaatatccaaCTTTATTTAATAACTGtaaaacaatttattaattatgagaacctaCAATCATATCTTCTATGGACTCATCCATATGAACATATATGACATAATTAATCTGGactttatatgtaaaatataatgtgtaaaatctttttataaaaaaaaaaattcatattattaaatcagaaaatgaaGTTACAATTTGTCTTACTTCTAGAACACaaatgtaattaattctcaCTCATTCTAAAGCGAGTCTATGACCCTTTTCAGACCCATACTATCTAGATTCTTCTCAAATACTTCTGAGTTAAAGTTTTAGTAAAAGGATATATCATCTTTTTCGCAGAAGCTATCTTAGTAACCACTATGTATCCTTTTTGTATAAAATCAAGGATCAAGTAGtacttcttttttatatgtttctGTCTTTTGTAATACCTAGACTTTTTGGACTGTGCTATGGCCACAATGTTGTCACAGTAAAGGATAATGAACTAGAAAAACTACTATTGAATGTTGAATCTTTTTGTATACACATGGTTCATTaagatttttttcaaaatcgaACATTTGTATGGTCCAATCGAACATGATGTTCCATGACATGGatgcttgcttaagtccataaatGACCTATGCATCTTGCATGCCAtgtgtttttaactttttgctaTAAATCCTTCTGGTTGCTGCATATAGATGTTCTCTTCTAGCTCACTATTTAGGAAAGTTatcttaatatttatttgtcaaGTCTCATAATCAATAGCCATTGATATAGTTAAGAGAATCCGAATATATTTAAGCATGGCTATTGGCGAAAATGTTTCATCATAATTTATACTCTCTTTctagatatattattttaccaCCAATCTAGctttaaaagtttatatttttccatttggtCATTTTTCCTCTTGTAGATCCACTTGCACCTAATAAGTTTTATTCCTTTAGGTGCTTCTACAAGAGATCAGAGTAAGCTAGAATCCATAGATTCCATATCAAGATTCATGATTTTTTTCACTCTTGTACATCAATATCCTCCTATACTTCCTTATAAGTGGTAGGATTATCACCTGAATTATCTATAACGACCTTATACATCTCACCTAATATAACATACCTTGTTGGATTATGACCTTATATATCTCACCTAATATAACATACCTTGTTGGATTATGTATCACTCTCCCACCATGAATTTGCCaacaaatttcattttcaaaaaaaaagaaaaaagtaaaaaaggttCCAACCGATTTcaacttttctaaaaaattaaacaataaaaaattaaaaataaaacttaaagaaGAGAGATCAAGAAGATATAATTTATGCATAGATTTTACAGATTTTCCCTTCACtcattcattcaatttttttctcacAATACAAGCAAATTTCTCTGCCTATCTTTGTGATTGCGACCAATTTTCCAGTTCCCAAGTCCAatccatgaaaaaaataaaataaaaaatgaagaaccTTCCAAACTTGTAGTAGTCCACGATTTGCTCTATTTCTGTAGTATTAtttgaactaaaaataaaaattatttcaagatTTAGTAGATCTAAGAAATCCAATGGGCAAAAAGAGCATCGTTTGAGTACAGGGAATGAGGTCAGGTTAAATTTTCAATGATTGCCACTAGTCTTGCTGCCTCATCATCGAACCTCATCCACCGGTCAGTCTCCGACGTCGATTCCGCCACTGATCGTTTGATGATGGTCTCCCTCCTTGACGATTCAAAATTTTTCTTGcccaaaatgataaaaaattaaaaattaaaaaaagaaaaaagaaaaaagaagaagatgaagatgaagaaaccataaaaagaaattgaagaaaatgaaaaaaataaataaataaatggaaaagaaggagaagaagagaaGAGCCTTTGgagatatatatacaaaattatatattttttatttgccaaGGAAAAAGAAGAGTGGAATCTGGTTTATTTGATTTGGTTCAAAGAGAGATGAGAAGAAAGAGAATGGGAAAAGGAAAGggcaaaaaaagatttaaaaaggaaaaagaaaatattttttaatttattttatgttttttaatataataataatatatttttattttttaaaatatacaattaCATATTTATCTGTTAGCTATTAACTGTAACAGATTATTCCAATCGATAGAGACTATAATTTAAATGTCTGAAAATTGAGgaattaaaattgaattaaagcAAACCTCGGGAACTGCAAATCGAGAATGAACGTGGCCTTCATGCACCAATTTAAGATTTGAGGGTATCAAATGAACTACTTGATTTAATCAATTTATTGCTTACCATATACAAATCAAGGATAAAAGATGCTGACATTGCAGTTCGTAATGCATTAATCATTTGTGGAAGAAAAACACCAATTCagattattaaattaatgttaatgtttaatgtttaattactttcacattttaattaatttcttaatgtttaatttaatttaattttttactttaattatgttttattacTATAAATGTAATGTTTTGGTTcacaattattttgttaatataaaattgtgtttaaatattatatcaatagaaaacaaaacattttaattaataaaataaactattattaatatattagtttCTACAACTTTCTTAAATAACAATACATATTATTGGATCAATATggggaaaataaattatatgtgggataattgatgaaatagataaaaagttgggagttaaaaaaaatgatataaaaagtagataaaaaggaatataaagagaatttttttggATTAGAAATGGTGTATGGGTTAGAGAGAAATTAGTGTTTGATGTGACTTTTGCACCATTTTGATGCAAAATTTGTACCATTTTAATGCAATGGGTTGAAGATGCTCTCGGTTTATACCATCATAATGTATGCAATTAagataaatcataaaaatttcatACATTTTAAgtttctaattaaaaattaacaaacattTGTTCACATTAAATTCATGAAACTTTCATGATTTCtaaatttccaacaaaaaaaattaatctcaaATCATATATAACATAAGGCTACAGTTACGtaataatttcataatataaaatttaaatataaccataatttaattaatttttatctaacTCTTTATCCGACTCcacttcattttctttataaaatatgcagcttaatatttataatatttattaattctttTCCGTTTGAAAAAGGTGATCTACATGGTGCAGGTGTTTAAGCATTTtgctaaataattttttcttcgtATTTTTAacactaatttttcttttctcgtttttcttttttttttttttctttttctaacttCTTATAAATCCtttggggaaaagaaaaaagaaaaaaaaaccttaatcttgacaaaaaaaaaaaaaaagaaatgtaattttttcccttttgaaaaggatGATCTATGTAGTGCTAGTGCCTAAGCATTGTGCTAAATAttactttccatttttttaacactaatttttcttcctttttttaaaatttttttgtctaAATTCGTataaaccttctttttttttttttaactctttggggaaaaaattaaaaaaaaaatcgtatttaaaaaaataaaattaatgaaaaaagacTCATGCCTTATGACATCAAgttgttaatctctctctctctctctctttaaacCTTACCCCAAAATAAAACGTTATGTCCAAATCTCAAGCCTAGATGTGTCAAGGTGGGACCTAAGCGCACTTTTAGAACACCGGCCACGAGACACTATCTAGTATTTGTATTACCCCTTAATcaaactataatataatacttcagtaagtatatatatatatatatatatatagtttaaaagAGAAGTATTAATGTTACATGATTAAGAAATTGACgtacatttttattataataataataatgataataataaaatatttttttaaaaaaatctattttttaatttttattttatatatatatatatataaaattaagctCAAATCAattctttaatatttaaattaatattaaaatttttatttcaaaatttaaattgcaaatttaaaatcatatttattaattaattatcaaattatatttttaattaagattttaacaaattgttaaatttatattttcaaattttaaagcttttcataacattcaaaatataataaaaaaattaatattaaaatatcataatgTGCCCCTAaccctgcatatatatatatatatatatatataaaaatagtgaTGCAGACACGAAAATTGTTTTACGAGAACTAAACCATGATGACCTCCATGTGAGAGGGATGATGATGAGTAGTTGGAAAACCATGGCAGGTCCTACAATCGCAGTAAAAAACAGTGGCGACCACGTAGCTCCACATCACCACCATCCCATACATTCCCATCAAACCCATTTCCTTCCCAACAACACTCCACCAATAATCCCCTTCCACCTCCTCCTCCATCCCATTCCCACCACTCCGTATAATTCCCGTCGCCACCAACAAAAACCCACCCGACAAAACCCACCCGGATACCCGCCTGCCCGCCATCAAACCCCAACCCACCCGGATCGCCTCCCACCCGCATCTCTCTTCCGCGATCGAGACCACCATCCCAACACTCATCACCGCCATCAGATAAACCTCCACTCCCAAACCGATCACCACTACGGGGATTCCCACCGCCGGCGATCCCGACAGGACCACCGCCAGCACCCGTGGGATGGGAGCGTATGCGAGAAGGAGAACGTAGACGCAAATGGAGGTCACCAGCGGCCTCTTCCACGTCAGCCTAACGGCGTTCAGCGCCGTTACGAAACTCGGACGCTTTCCGCCGTAAGCGAGGTAAGTGGAGCTGACGGAGGTAACGGCGGCGAGGAGGGAAAGGGCGTAGCAAGGGAGGAAGAAGAGGGCTTTAATGCGGAGGAGAGAGACGGCGTTGATGCGGGAGTCTAAGCGGAGGAACAAGGATTCGAGGTGGGTAGAGGCGAAGACGGCGACGGCTTCCagatggtggatttgaaatttcagAGAGCGGGTGGAGAAGGAGAGGGAGAAGAGGAGGAAGGAGAGAGGGAAGGTTGTGAGGGCaaaaatggaaaggaaaatgCGTTTGTTTCTCAGGAAAATCGATGTGGAACGGAGCAGGGTGTCGAGAGTAGTGGTGAAAGTGGAGTGGGTTTGCCGGGTGTGGTGTGAATCTTGGTgggacatttttgtttttgttttacgTACAAATATTGGGCTAGGGGCGGGGTTTTATTACAACTATACCCCCCACCTTAAGCGTTTTCGTCGTATTTAAGAAGGGGTGGGGCGTTTTAAGGTTTTAATCGTATTTACGTTTGAATGCTGATGTTGTATCCCTAATTACTCGCTGTGAATGGTAAATTTGTATTGagcatatttattaaatgaaacGCAGATACTTCTGTTACAGTATTTAATGGAGTCAATTTTCATTTATTGGGAAGGAAATATACAAAGAGAACAGAACCCCTTCACTGGGTAAGCTAGAACCATCTTATTTCctcttactattattattattattattattttatttttaatttttggtaattatctaatttcttttatgtttgcaaacaaacaaaatattgtCAATgtagtttgtttcttttttaatcatgaTAATTCAAGGTTGAGATTGCATAAAAAAATTCTTCCTTAAATCATGGTAGTTCAAGGTTGAGtttgcataatatatatatatatatatatatatatatatagcgacTAAATTAAAACATGTGGAAGTAAAatgatggtttttgaaaatttacacttttttttaaaaaaaattttcccttTATATGGTTAAATCTCAAAAGACCTGAAATAACGACTAAGACTTGTATATCCATTGAGAACAAACCTTTTAATAAAAGGGTTAATTTTAATTAGATCCCGGaagtttaatataattataaattgcattgatataattttatttatgtcattgccattatcattttaaattttaaaaaaatattataatttattttttaaaaatttaattgcatgatatttaatatattaataattatataacatTTAATAATGAAGTGGATTAGGTGAGCATTCCAaggaactttttaaaaataaaaaacatctttcatataataaaaagcagctttaaatataaaaaattaaacttttaaaacttCTTCAACAATGCTCTTTGTATCatacttattatttttaatttttcaataaacatttatttattatttttatttccttctttttttgttttttgattttaataataaatattttaaaaatatattaatcttATATAATGATCTTAAAATTTGATAagcattaaataatattaaaaataaaaagtacttCTAGCTCTTCAAATTTGGAGAGCCAAATTTactctatattttaaaaagttaaaatacaaaatgtattgaagtttatttttaaacattaactctttaaaataaaaaacataaaatggaTGAAAAACCCTTTGAAGATACTCTAAGACTTGTATATCCATTGAGAACAAACCCTTTAATAAAAAAGGCTAATTTTAATTAGACCCCTGaagtttaatataattataaattgcattagtataattttatttacgtCATTGTcattatcaatttaaatttaaccaaaaaattttatattttattttttaaaaagttaattgcataatatttaatatattaataattatatgactTTTAACAATGAAATAGACTAGGTTCAGTGATTGAACAGTCTTATATATGACGATGAGAACTTGACACaagttcaaattatataatttgttaaaaaaaatttaaattatatgacatTTAATATATTGAAACACGGGGGTAAATCtctatttttcattaaaagaatATGTGGACCCTTCATCTCTTTCTCGCTCTCCCTCTTACTTTCTCTcacacaaatttatattttcaaattcattttacatttaatatatatctatttaaaattttctttttcatttaaattcattttatttttaattaatttttatcccttatttatacatatttgatattcatttttcatttatatacaaaattatttacagatataaattatttagtaaaattaattgatatgaaaaataaatgttattctaatttttgtttcagTAAGAGTGAAAAGTTGAGCTGTATCTTTTTTAAGTTACACTTtatctttttctaattttaatctgatttatttttagtttaacttattataaaattttaaccaaatcaaaatttaaaattttcccttggctttataaaaattcaatttttttactatACATTTGTAAATAGATTTATTGTGAAATTGTCAAATTATTTTTGCCAAatcatttttatccaaaaaaattggAGATAAAAATTTAGCTCTTCTTAATTTAATGAATTTCATAATGAATCGACTCCAAAATTTTTCTATTAGCTCtatttaaaatgattattctaaattattattaacaaaaaattgacatatttttccataatttatagGCTACTCATGGGAATAAATGGCCATTTGTGCTAGGCTATTTTGTATAAGTGTCATATTTTCTTTAGTATAAGTATCATATTTTCTTTAGTGTTGCATTTTAATAtactattttattctttatagttTTAGGTATTGTAATATtatcttcttattattgtttatattaatagtaatagatagtgatatattaaaatacaaataaaaataaaataatgattgaTAATCATATtatacttatatttttatttaaattgtgttaatatttaattattaatatttactatttccattaatgtttttttattagtaataattataataatagtttcctattaaaacaaaaaaattaattatactattattatttgattttttattttattcaattattatgtgctatcaataaaatttctaatgttattgattattatttgctatttatatgttttatagattattattattattattattattgcaaagtagtttcataaaattattatataaaaatataaaagaatttttatttataagaatatattttttgattctagttattaattttatattagtttataacttttaaaattttaatctaataatgacttattttgtttaaaattgatttacgaGGGATGtgaatgaaattaatttatgtttaaaaGTTGAAGATGATAATTTTGTCATTTAAGATATTATGTAGGAAAGAGAAAATGGTTTGGTGGATAGGTTTTATCCGTAAGATTGctgaatataatatttaaaatatgaaagatTACATCGGATTTATGACAAATTTCAGAGGAGATATGTGGAATTTTAACTTTCTTAAAATCTCTTTGtatatttttgcaaaataaataaaatataaatatcttaaaatataaCCCACCCAAAAGAAACCTTTAGAGaggaaaaacaatattaatttccCTACTTTTTAACTAGAGAAGTGTGTAATCAGTAGTAAAAAGGTgtagaatataaagaaaaaaaacaaaaaaaaaataataataaatgaaagttTTGAAAACAGGTAAAAAGTATCAAGTTCGGGACTGGAGATTTCGGGGACCTAAGAGactgcattatatatatatatatatatatatatatagcgacTAAATTATGACATGTAAAAGTAAAttgatggtttttgaaaatttacacttttttttttttaaatttccatatgGTAAAATCTCAAAAGACCTAGAACAACAACTAAGAATTGTACATCCACTGAGAGCAAGCCCTTCTCTTAAAATCTCttcatatatatttgcaaaagaaataaaacataaatatttttaaatataacccaccccaaaaaaaaaaaaaaaaaaaaaatctagagaaaaaaaacacattatTAGTTTCCCTACTTTTTAACTAGGGAAGTGTGTAATCAGTAGTAAAACAAGGCttagaaatataagaaaaaacaaaagataaataataataataataaatgaaagtttttaaaacaggggaaaaaaaaaaatatcaagttCAGAACTGAGGATTTTGGGGACCTAAAATGAACGGGCCAGGTGTATATATAACCTCTTTTAGCTTTTTTTCCTCATTGTATATAGAACTTCCCATATAGAAAATGTAATAGCCGCGTAGTTTATTTGAAAGCACATTTAGCATGCCAAATTATTTTGGTCTATCatctattaatttatatt includes the following:
- the LOC107419188 gene encoding uncharacterized protein LOC107419188 — protein: MSHQDSHHTRQTHSTFTTTLDTLLRSTSIFLRNKRIFLSIFALTTFPLSFLLFSLSFSTRSLKFQIHHLEAVAVFASTHLESLFLRLDSRINAVSLLRIKALFFLPCYALSLLAAVTSVSSTYLAYGGKRPSFVTALNAVRLTWKRPLVTSICVYVLLLAYAPIPRVLAVVLSGSPAVGIPVVVIGLGVEVYLMAVMSVGMVVSIAEERCGWEAIRVGWGLMAGRRVSGWVLSGGFLLVATGIIRSGGNGMEEEVEGDYWWSVVGKEMGLMGMYGMVVMWSYVVATVFYCDCRTCHGFPTTHHHPSHMEVIMV